The following DNA comes from Acidobacteriota bacterium.
GGGATGCGCGGCGAAGCCTTCACCGCACTCTACCAGGCCGATACGATGCGGGGGACGCTCGACGCCGTCGTTCCGGCGATGGTCGGCACACCCGAGCAGGCAGCCGCCGCGTGGACGTGCGGCCACGATGCCACGCCCATCGCCGTGGGCGGCGACGGGTGGCCTGGCGCCGGGGCGCCGTTCGTCGCACGATTCGGAACGCGCCTCCGGCCACAGTCGATCCCGCTGCTTGCCGCGCCGCTCGCCGCCCTGGCATGTGCGCGCGCCGGCGAGGCGGTCGTGCCTGCCGCCGTACGGCCCGCGTACGTCAGACGGCCTGATGCCGTCATTGCACGCGAGCAGGCGGGCCTGTCCGTGGCCGGCGACATCTGATGGCATTCGACGTCGTGATCCGCGAGGCAGGGCCCGAGGAGAGCCGTGCGCTGGCCGACATCGACGCGGTCAGCTTCGACGTGCCCTGGTCGCTCGACGCGCTCCGCGCACTGCTGGACGATGCCCTCACCCGTGTGTGGATCGCGCGATCAGGAGCGCGCGTGGTGGGGGGCGCCATCGTCCGCGTCGTGGCGGGGGAGGCCGAGGTGTTGCGCCTCGCCGTGCATCCTGACGCGCGCCGACGGGGCACCGGGCGCGCGCTGGTCGGCGCCGTCCTGTCAGCGATCGCTGACGCATGTCCGGCAGGCGTCCACCTCGAGGTGCGGGCGTCGAACGTGGCGGCGCGGCGGTTGTACGCGCGCCACGGCTTTGTCGACAACGGCCGCCGGCGCGACTACTACCAGGCCCCGCGCGAGGACGCGATTCTGATGCGCTGGCGACCCGTCGGACACGCATCGGGCGGCATCTGAACCCGCACGAGACGCGCACATCGCAGGCCTTGAAATGCGCGTTGCGACCCGCCAGCGAGGGTGGTAGAGTGCGCCTTAGAACCCGGGGGAGACCCTGATCTGGTTCCCCCGCAAGCAAGGAGGCAGCGATGCCCGATGCGCAGGATGTCAAGGAGCAACTCCTCAGGACCGACGCGGAGTACCGCGAGCTCTACCAACTGCACCACGAGCTCGACGAGCAGATTCGGTCGATGTCCACCAACCCCCATCCATCCGAGCATGAACAGCTGGAAGAAGCCCAGTTGAAGAAGCGCAAGCTTCAGTTGAAGGACCGGATGGAGGACATCGTCCGGCGATATTCCTCACCTCCGCCGCCCGGTCCGACCTCGACGTTCGCTCACGCCTGAAATCGAGTGTTTTCACCGGTGCCCGCCGCGTTGCGACGGGCACCGCGTCGTGGAGGTCGAGAACACCGGTCATACTGTCCTGGTATGAAGCTCGATCGCGCCGGATATCCGTTCATCGCCGGGGCCCTCGCGCCGGCGGCCTATTTCCTCCTGCGGAAGAAGCCGGCACTCGGCGTCCCGCTACTCGGCCTGGCCGGCTTCCTGGCCTACTTCTTCCGGGATCCCGAGCGGTATCCCCCCCAGCATCCCGATCTCGTGTTGTCGCCGGCCGACGGACGCGTGATGGTGGCCGGACCGGGCGAACCAGGCGTCGCCCCGCCGGGCGAGTGGCAGCAGATCAGCATCTTCCTCTCGCCCGTGGACGTCCACATCAACAGGACGCCGTACGGCGGCGAGATCACCCGCATCGCCTACACACCGGGCAAGTTCCTCGCAGCCTACGACGATCGCGCCGCGGCGGAGAACGAGCGCAACGAGGTGTGGGTCCGCTCCGGCGACCGCACCGTGGTCTTCCGTCAGGTCGTTGGCGTCCTCGCGCGGCGCGTGGTGTGCCGCGTCCAGGTGGGCGATCGACTGGAAGCGGGTGAGCGATTCGGCCTCATGAAGTTCGGCTCCCGCATGGACGTCTTCGTCCCGCTCGCGTGCCGGCTCCAGGTCCGCCCGGGCGACGTGGTACGCGGCGGCGAGAGCGTGATCGCGCGCTGGCCCGAGGCCTGAGGATAGAATCGGACCCCATGATCAACGTCCTGCGTCGCGGTGAGGCCGATCAGCGCCGTCTCCGCAGGGGCATGTACCTGCTGCCGAGCCTCTTCACGCTCGCCAACATGTTCTGCGGGTACGCCTGCGTGATCTTCGCGATGCGGGGCGAGTTCGCCACGGCCGCGCCGTTCATCGGGGTGGCGGTGGTGCTCGACCTGCTGGATGGCCGCATCGCGCGCATGACGGGATCGACCAGCGACTTCGGCAGGGAGTTCGATTCCCTCGCCGACGTCATCTCGTTCGGCGTCGCGCCCGCCGTGCTGGGGTACGCGTGGGGACTGTTCACGCTGGGCCGGCTCGGCTGGGTGGCGGGGTTCCTGTTCGTGTCGGCCGCCGCCATTCGTCTCGCGCGGTTCAACATCCAGACCACGACCAACCCGGACAAGCGCTACTTCGTCGGCATGCCCAGCCCCGCGGCAGCCGGCGTCCCTGCGGCCACCGTGTACCTGCTGCCCCAGGGCCTTCCGGCAGGCTGGACGACGTTCCTCGCGCTGCCACTGCTGCTCGTGCCGGCCGCGCTGATGGTCAGCACGATCAAGTACCGGAGTTTCAAGACCTTCAACCTCGGCCAGCGACGCCCGGCCAGCGCCCTGATGCTGTTTGCGCTGTTCCTCGCGGCCGTGGTGTCGTACCCGCAGTGGTCGCTGGTGCTGATCTCGTACACGTATCTCGTGTCCGGGCTCATCGGTCTCGCCTGGTCGCGCATCCGCCCCAGGAACGCCGACGACGCGGTGCCCTCGACCGATCCGGAGCCGGTCGCCAGTGGCGGCCCTCACGAGGTCTGACCCGGCGTCCTCCGCCTAGCCTGCCAACGGCGGGTCGACGGGCGCCACGGGCACATCGAGCGACACGGTCGTCCCGACGCCCTTCGCACTCCGCACGTCGATACCCCCGCCCATCAGCTCGACGTTCCGCCGCGCGATCGACAACCCGAGCCCCGTTCCCGCCGCCTTGGTCGAGAAGTACGGCTCGAACAGGCGCGCCAGCGCCTCGTCATCCATGCCCACGCCGGTATCGGTGAGCGCCAGCCGCACGAATCCCTCGTCCTGACGCATCGCATGCAGCGTGACGACGCCGCCGGCGGGCATGGCGTGCAGGGCGTTCTCGATGATGTTGATGAGCGCACGTCCGAGGAGCGCCCTGTCGATGAGCACGTCGGGAACGCCAGGGTCGATCTCGGCCTGGACACGTACGTTCGACGGCAAGCCGATGCGATACCCCGCCAGCACCTCGTCGACGAGCGCCTGCACCGGCACGCTCGCGAGGCGCGCTGTCGGCGATGAGGCGAAGCTGGCGAACTCCGACGAGATCTGCCGCAGCATCCGCACCTGGAGCAGGATGGTGTCCACGCACTGCTCGAGCACGGGCGAGAGCGGCGACTCCCGGTCCGCGTGGACGCGTCGCAGATGCTCGGCTGACAGCTGGATCGGCGTCAGCGGATTCTTGATGTCGTGCGCGACCTGTCGTGCCATCTCGGCCCACGCTTCGAGCCTGTGCGTGCGCTGCAACTGCACCCGCTGGCGCGACAGATCGGCGGCCATGCTGTTGAACGCCTCAACGAGCCCCTGCAACTCGTCGGCAGTCTTCGCCACGATGTGCTGATCGAGATCGCCGGCGGCGATGCGCCGGCTCGCGCGCGTCAGCCGCTGGACGGGATCGCCGATGCGTCCGGAGATGGAGTACCCCAGGGCCGCGCCGAGCAGGATGAACACCACGGCGCCGAGGTTCACGCTCCGATCGAGCTCGGCGATTTCGCGCTCGATCTCCCGCTGACGCAGCGTCATCGGAACCGTGAGAATCGCCTCGCGGTTGGCCACGCGAATCGGCGTGGCGGCGAGCTGATACTGCAGCGGTCCGATCTGATCCTCGCCCACGAACGTGGGCAGCCGTTCCAGTGCGATCGCGCGATAGACGGTGTCCGGCGTCCGCTCCGGCAGCAGTCCCTGCGCGAACAGGTCGCGCTGGCTCGTCGCAAGTAGCGCCGGCCCGTCGAAGATGTTGACGTCCTGGCCGATCACGCGACTGATCCACACCATCACGTCGTCGCTCAACGCCGTGGCCGATACGGGGCCCAGTTGCTGCAGCGCGATGGCTTCCTCGATCACGCGTCGCGCGACGGCGGCCGTGCGCGTGGCCTCTGCTTCGACGTCGGCTCGCAGTCGCGATGCCACGAAGGTCCGCACCACGAACGCCAGCGTGAGGACCGGGATGACCGACGTCGCCACGAAGGCGAGGAACAGCTTGCGCGTGAAGCTCGCGCGGATCTCGCGGACCAGCAGCGTGGCCGGCTGCGGACCGCGTCGATTGACGCGGTTGAGGATCGCGTGGACGGCGAGCACGAGCAGCAGCGCGAGCGCCGCGAGCGTGGCCACTTCCGCCACGTGGATCAGATGCTCGACCAGCGTGACGCGGGGCACGCTGACCACGTAGATGGCGAGACGATCGTTGGAGACGTACAGGTCGTACACGCGGGCGCCGCGCGTCTGCGTGTCCCAGAACGACTCACGCGACTGGTACGCACGCTCGAACACGCGGTCGGGCAGCGCCCACACGCGCTCGCTCGAGCTGAAGATCGGTGTACGGCCCCACCCATAGACGACCAGCTCGGTGTCCCGCGGCGACTGGCGGGCGGTCCGAAGTTCGTCGCTGCCGACGCCGCGGAACAGGTCGTAGTACGGCCCCTGCGTCGTGAGGAAGGGCAGTGAGCTGTAGTCCAGCATCACGTGCAGGATGATCCCGCCGCGCACGTACTGCCGTCCGTCCGTCCCCTTCTCGCAGATCGCGCGTTCGGCGTGGAGCATGCTGCGCTCCTCGGACCCGAACAGCGACGCTTCGGCGAAGACGTCCCACGCGCAGACGCCGCTGCGCCACTCACGCAGCGTTGCCTGGTATTCGGGGAAGTTGAAGCCGAAGCGGCTGACCTGCGGTCCGTCCTGCGCGTACAACTCCACGGCCGACGTGAGCCGCGCCGCGGCGAGGTCGGTCTGGCGCCACAGATCGAAGGCCGTATCGGTGGGGATACGTCCCACTTCGCGAGGAACCGCGGCGATGCGTTCACCGAGGCTCTGGATGGCATCGATCTGGCGGAGCGCCGCGTTCAGCCGGCGTTGCAGTTCCTGCGGGTGCGAGACGACCTGTGGCGCGTACTGCGTGGCAATCAGTTGGCGCCGCGCGTGATCCACCGTGTGCAGCAGCAGCGGGTAGAGCAGCAGCGACGGCACGAGGATCGCGGCGTAGACCGCGAGCAGGCGTCGGCCCTGCGTGCCGCGGCGGAACCAGGCCAGGCCGCGGTTGGTGAACAGCGCAGCCACCCCGACACTGACGACCAGCGCCACGAGCGCAAATGCGGGGACGTCGATGCCGCGTGCGGCGGCGACTGTCGTGCCGACGAGGAGTGGGGCCGTCCAGAGCGCGAGCGGCCACACGAGGCGCAGCCACAGGCCGAGACGTGCGAGCCGCCACCGCCGGAGTGCCGCTCGAAGGACGAGCACGCCAGCCCAGAACACGGCGACGGCCAGGGCCACGAGACCGAGCACGACGAGCAGTCGGTTCAGTCCGACGGCCGGCCACAGGGCCAGCATGCGGATGTCCAGTTCGGCGTGGCTCACGATGGCCTGCACGAGATACGCGAGCCCACCCGACAGGACCGAGACGATGAGGCCGCCACCGAGTTGCGCGAAGGCGAATCGCACGCGGACGCCCACGGCCCCCGCCGGCTCGCGTCGCGTCAGCCGCCACGCGAGCCGCGTGCGGCGAAGCGGATCGGCCGAGAGCATGACGCCGGCAAGGAGGACGAATGCCGTGGCGAACAGGTCGAACGGCGACCGATAGCGCCACGCCAGCAGGTCGAACGTCCCCGTCGCGGCGTCGGCCGGCTCGAGCAGCGGCGTCGTCCCCATCCAGAGGAGCACGCGCGCGACGACGAGCACGAGATACGCGAGCGCCGTGAACGTCCGGTAGTCCTGCCGCGGCAGATAGCGGCGCTCCCAGGCCAGCACGCCCGCGAGCAGCAACAGCGTGATGGCCAGGCAGATCTCGGCAAGGCCGAACAACCGGCGCCACCACGTCTCGCGGAGCGTCCGCAGTTCGGCGTGCGGAATCACGACGTCTGCCAGCGGCGCTCCACCCGGCGCGTGCAGGGTGATCGTCGCCGCGTCGGGCGAGGCGGCGACACCGCCGATGAGTCGCGGCGTGAGCGTCACCGAGAGCAGCGCGCTGTCGACACGGGCTTCGAGCGCGTCCTGCGTGTCGACGGGCGATCCCGCCGAGAGCAGTTGCTCGGCGGCGAGCGAGCCAATCATGCGCGTCGCGCCGTCGGTGGTGACGTGCACGGGCTCCACGTACACCAGTCGCAATCCGAGCGCCCCGGGGGCCAGCACGAGAACGGCCCCCCTGTCGTGCCGGGTATCGGGCACTGCCTGCGGACGACCGGCCCACGCGACGGCCAGACCGTTGGGGGCGGCGACGGTGATCGCCACGTCGGGACCGCTCTGCCGCGCCACGACGTCGACGGCGTTGAACAGGGCGCGCTGATCGCGGGGCGACGTGTCGAGCGCGGGGACGAGTGTGGGCTGTGCGCGTAACGCCTCCACCGTGTGTGCCAGCGTCTCGGCCCGCTCGGCGAACCGCGTCTGCACGTCGCGTTCGATGCGCGCGGCGGTCCCCTCGACATCGGATCCCAGACGCCAGAGCACGTACGTGGCGCCCAGCAGCCACAGGCACACCGTGCTGCCGAGGCCGACGGCAAGCACGCGCCAGGTCAGGCTGCGAGAACGGGAGTCGGCGCGTGACGATGACATGCGGCGTCGGGCGATCTTACTCGCGGTTCAGACGGCCCCGTGGTTCAGACGGGCTCGTCGCCGCCTCGGCTGTCGTTCGTCCCGTTCGCTATAGTGGTGGGCGCGGCCGATGCCGCGACCGATGCGCATCCCTGCCCTCAAGATCCCGATCAAGCGCGGCGCCCTGCTGGCCGCCGCCAACTGGCCGATCGTCGTGCTCCAGTTCATCGCGGAGTCGACGTTCAAGATGCTGCTGGCCGTGCCCATCGTCGGCGGGACGTTCCTCGTGGCGCTGGCGCTGAATCAGGACGTGAACGACGTCCTCGGAGACTCCCTGGACCTGCGATCGAGCGCGACGAGCGTGGCCGCCTCGCTCCTCGAGCATCCCGTCGCGCTGGTGAGTTTTCTCCTCGCGCTGGGCATCGTCGTGGCGGGGGGCGCGGCGCTGATGTTCATCCTGAAGGGCGGTACGCTGGCCGTGCTGGTCGACGCGCAGCGGCACGCGGGCCCCATCGAACGATATCCGATTCGTCTCTCGTTCCTGCGGCGTGCCGCACGGACGGAAATCGACGTCTTCTTCGATGGTACGCGACGACTCCGCCAGCGATTCCTGCGGCTTGGCGCGTTCCTGCTCGCCACGTATGTCGTATCTGGCCTCACGTATCTGTTGGTCATCGTCGCCGGCTATCGCGCACTCGGCGAGGACGGCTTCCTCGTGGGCTGGACCGTGATCGCCGCGGTGTGCAGCGCACTGCTCGTGGTCTGGCTGGCACTCGTCAACGCGTCGTATCTGGTGCTGCAGGTGATCATCGCGGCTCGCAACGTCTCGGTGCGCGCAGCAGTCCGGGAAGCGCTGCGGATGCTGCGCGACGATGGGCTGCGCGTGGTCGGCGTGTTCCTCGTCACTGCGGGCCTGGTGGGAATCGCGACGCTCGCGTCGATCGTGACGACGGCGGGCCTGGGCCTCATCTCGTTCGTCCCGTTCGTCGGACTCACCGTCCTCCCGCTGCAACTGGCGGCGTGGCTGCTGCGAGGGCTCGTCTTCCAGTACCTCGGCCTCACGTCAGCAGGTGCCTACCTGTTTCTGTACGAGGCGCCACCGCAAGTCGACGCGTCTGTCGTCCACGGCAGCGACGTGCCTGCCTGAGCGTCAGGGCTGCGGCGGGGTGATGGCGATACGCTCGCCCGGCAGGTCGGAGAGTGGCCTGGCCGGCAGGCCGAAGACGTGCTCCAGCGCCACGAGTCGCCCGTCGGCCACGGCGGCCACGAGGAAGTCGCCTGGCAGCGTGGCGCGGTGCACCACGACGGGCACGCCCTCGATTACTTCGAGCCGGTTCTCCGTCAGCGCGAAATCGCCCACCGCCTTGCCCGTGTCGAGGGCGTACCCCCGGAGATCGACGGCGATGCCTGCCGCGACCAGGGTGTTGCCCACACGGATGGGACCGGAACGCGGGCGCCAGGGCAGTGGCTGCCGCCAGCGCTGCGCGCCGTGACCGCGATCGAGCGCGCGCACCACTGTATCGAGCGACGTGAAGTACACGCGCTCGTCGTCGGCGATCGCGTCACCAATCGGATCGGCGCCGGCGCGCCACCGCCACCGCACGCGCCCCTTCGCATCGTCCAGGCAGTAGAAGTGATTGTCCGACGATCCGACATAGACCCGATTGCCGAGTGGCGCGATCGACAGGACGCTCCCGCCGAGGGCGCGCGTCCAGATCGCCGCACCGGTCTCGATGGCGAGCGCCCGGACCATGCCGTCCGGGCCGGGGAGGTAGAGACGATCGCCATTGATCGCGGGCGGCGCCACGACGGCCGCGCCGAACGTCTGGCGCCACACCTCGCTGCCATCGATGCCGCGCAGGGCCACGACGTCTCCGCTCTGCAGCGCCGCGATCACCCACCCGCCCCATGCCACGAGAGGAGTCGAGACAGGAGCCGCCAGCGGCGTACGCCACACCTCGGTACCTGTGGTGACGTCGAGCGCGTGGATCGCATCAGCGGCAACGACATGCACGCGCGATTCATCGACGGCGGGACGCACGTCGGTCGTCAGGTCCGCACGCCAACGAACGCCACCCGTCGCTGCGTCGACGGCGAGGAGCCCGCTTCCCGTCAGCGGCACGAATACGCGAACGTCATCGGTCGCGATACCGGCGGAGGGTGCGGCTTCGAGCTCGGTGCTCCACCGCACGCGCAGCGGGAAGAAGGGCACGCCCCCCGTGGTGCCCTTCGCCCTGGAGGCCTTCGGTGCCGGCGGTGCCGGACGCTGGGCCGGCGCAGCGCCTGGCGGCGGCCCCTGGGGCTGCGCGGCCGACACGCACGGAGCGGCCATCCACACCAGCAGTGTGAACGCCAAGGAGCTGCGGTGGCTACTCGAACGACCGCGACATGTGGTGGTCGACAGACCTGACACGTGGCTATAATACCGGCTTCACGAACAGGGCGAGGCGACCCTGTCCCCACGCATGGCCCATCAGACGCTCCTGATCCTCGACTTCGGATCGCAGGTGACGCAGCTCATCGCGCGCCGCGTGCGTGAGGCACACGTCTACTCCGAGATCCACCCCTACGACGTGCCCGCCGAGACCATCAGGCAACTGGCGCCGATCGGCATCATCCTGTCGGGCAGTCACGGCAGCGCCTACGAGGATCACGACCTGCGCGCGCCCGACATCGTGTGGGAACTCGGCGTGCCCGTGCTCGGCATCTGCTACGGCATGCAGACGATGGCGGCGCAGCTCGGCGGCGCGGTGACGTGGAGCGACCACCGCGAGTTCGGCTACGCGGAGGTGCGGGCGCACGGCCACACCAGGCTGCTCGACGGCCTCGAAGACTTCCGCACGCCCGACGAGCACGGGATGCTGAAGGTGTGGATGAGCCATGGCGATGCCGTCGCCACGCTGCCGCCGGGCTTTTCCCTGATGGCGTCCACGCCGAGCTGTCCCATCGCGGGCATGGCTGACGAGGCACGCGGCTACTACGCGGTGCAGTTCCATCCCGAAGTCACGCACACCGTCCAGGGACAAGCCATCCTCACGCGATTCGTGCGCGACATCTGCGGTGCGCGAGGCGACTGGCGGATGGGTGACTACGTCACCGAAGCCGTCGCACGCATCCGCGGGCAGGTGGGTGGCGACGAGGTGGTACTCGGCCTCTCGGGTGGTGTGGATTCAAGCGTGGCGGCGGCCCTGATCCATCGCGCGATCGGCGATCAACTCACGTGCGTGTTCGTCGACCACGGGCTGCTGCGTCTGAACGAAGCGCAGCTCGTGATGGACATGTTCGCGGGACGCCTGCACGCCCGCGTGCGCCACGTCGACGCGCGCGAGCAGTTCCTCTCGCAGTTGACCGGCGTCACCGATCCGGAAGCCAAGCGCAAGATCATCGGTCGCGAATTCGTCGAGGTCTTCCAGCGCGAAGCGGGCGCGCTCACCAACGCGAAGTGGCTCGCGCAGGGCACCATCTATCCCGACGTCGTCGAGTCGGGCGGTGCCAAGACGAAGAAGGCCAAGACGATCAAGAGCCATCACAACGTCGGCGGCCTGCCGGAGACGTTGGGACTGAAGCTGCTCGAACCGCTGCGAGAGCTGTTCAAGGACGAAGTGCGGGAGCTCGGTCTGGTGCTCGGCCTGCCACCCGACATGGTCTATCGCCATCCGTTCCCGGGGCCTGGCCTCGGCGTGCGCATCCTCGGCGAGGTGCAGGCGGAGTACGCCGATCTGTTGCGGCGCGCCGACGACATCTTCATCCAGGAACTGCGCACCACGATCGACGAGGCCACGGGGCGCACGTGGTACGACCTCACGAGCCAGGCATTCGCGGTCTTCCTGCCCGTGCGCAGCGTGGGCGTGATGGGCGACGGCCGCACCTACGAGTTCGTGGTCGCCCTGCGTGCCGTGCAGACGAGCGACTTCATGACCGCCGACTGGGCGCCGCTGCCTGTCGCCCTCCTCAAGCGCGCGTCGGGCCGCATCATCAACGAGGTGCGCGGCATCAACCGCGTCGTCTACGACGTGAGCAGCAAGCCCCCCAGCACGATCGAGTGGGAGTGACGTCTGCCATGCGCGACTTCGTTCACCTCCACCTGCACACCGAATACTCGCTCCTCGACGGCGCCTGCCGCGTCGACGAGTTGATGAAGGAAGCCGCGCGGCTCGGCATGCCGTCGCTGGCCGTCACCGAGCACGGCAACATGTTCTCGTCGATCGTGTTCCACGACACGGCGAAGAAGCACGGCATCAAGCCGATCCTCGGCTGCGAGGTGTACGTCGCCCCGGGCGATCGACGCGAGAAGAGCGGCGGTCCCGGCGAGACGCAGAACCACCTGGTGCTGCTGGCCGAGACCAACGAGGGCTACCACAACCTGATCAAGCTCGTTTCGTCAGGTTATACCGAAGGCTTCTACTACAAGCCGCGCATCGACAAGGAGCTGCTCCAGCAACACAGCGCGGGGCTCATCGGGTTGAGCAGCTGCCTCAAGGGCGAAGTCGCCGAAGGCATCTACAAGGACCGGATCGACAAGGCGCGCACGGCGGCAGGGCAGTACGGCGAGATTCTCGGGAAGGGCAACTTCTTCCTCGAGATGCAGTACCAGGGCCTGCGCGAGCAGAAGATCGTCAACGACAGCCTCCCGTCGCTGGCGCGCGAGCTCGACCTGCCGATGGTCATCACCAACGATGTCCACTACCTGCGGCACGGCGATCACAAGCCGCACGACATCCTGCTCTGCATCGGTACGGGCAAGAGCGTCAGCGACGCGCACCGCCTGAAGTACGGGTCCGACGAGTTCTTCCTGAAGACGCCCGAGCAGATGTGGGAGCGATTCGGCGAGTATCCCGACGCGCTCACCAACACCGCGCGCATCGCCGAGCGCTGCCACGTCAGTCTCGACTCGAAGACGTACCACCTGCCCAGCTTCGACGTGCCCGCAGGCGAGACCCTCGACGCGCACTTCGAGCGCATGACGCGCGAGGGCTTCACGGCCCGCCTGCCGCGCCTGCGCGAGCTGATGGCGCGCGGCGCGCTCCATCACACGCTCGAGGAGTACGCGTCGCGGCTCGACTACGAGATCGCGATGATCCGGAAGATGGGGTACACCGGGTACTTCCTCATCGTCTGGGATTTCATCAGGTACGCGCGCGAGCAGGGGATTCCGGTCGGACCCGGCCGCGGATCGGCCGCCGGCAGCGTGGTGGCGTGGTGCCTCCGGATCACCGATGTCGACCCCATCGAGTTCGACCTCATCTTCGAGCGCTTCCTCAATCCCGAGCGCGTGTCGATGCCCGATATCGACATCGACTTCTGCGAGCGCCGCCGCGGCGAGGTGATCGAGTACGTCACGCGCAAGTACGGCCGCGAGAACGTCGCACAGATCATCACGTTCGGGACCATGAAGGCCAAGGCCGTCGTGCGCGACGTGGGTCGCGTGCTCGACATGACCTACGCCGAGGTCGACAAGGTCGCCAAGCTGATTCCTCCGGCGCTCGACATGACGCTCGAGAAGGCGCTGACCGAGAACCCGGCGCTCAAGCAACTGCGCGACAGCGATCCCAGGGTGCGCGAGATGCTGGAGATCGGACAGCGGCTCGAAGGCATGACGCGTCACGCATCGGTGCATGCCGCCGGCGTCGTGATTGCGCCAAGCGCCATCACCGACTACGCGCCGCTCTACAAGAGCGCGCGCGACGAAATCGTCACGCAGTGGGCGATGAAGGAAATCGAGAGGATGGGCCTCCTCAAGATGGACTTCCTCGGTCTCAGCACGCTCACGCTGATCGACGATGCCCTGAAGGAGATCGCGCGGACGACAGGGGAGACGCTCGACATCGATGCCATCCCGATGGACGATGCCAGGACGTTCCAGTTGTTCGCCGACGGCCAGACGGCGGGCGTGTTCCAGTTCGAGTCGTCGGGCATGCGCGACGTGCTGCGCAAGGCGCGGCCGTCGCGCTTCGACGACCTCATCGCGCTCAACGCACTCTATCGTCCCGGCCCGCTCGGCGCCGGCGTCGTCGAGAGCTTCATCAACCGCCGCCACGGACGCGAAGACATCACGTACATGGTCCCGCAGATGGAACCCATCCTGCGCGACACGTACGGCGTCATCGCGTACCAGGAACAGGTCATGCGCGTGGCGCGCGACGTCGGCGGCTTCACGATGGGCGAAGCCGACGTGCTCCGCAAGGCCATGGGCAAGAAGGATCCTGCCGTCATGGCCGCGCAGCGCGGCAGGTTCGTGCAGGGCGCGATCGGCAATGGTCTCAAGGAGAAGCTCGCGGGCGAGATCTTCGATCTGCTCGCGTACTTCGCCGGATACGGCTTCAACAAGTCGCACTCCACCACGTACGCGCTGCTCGCGTACCAGACGGGTTACCTCAAGGCCAACTACCCGCGATACTTCATGGCGGCGCTGCTGACCATCGAAGCCCAGAACACCGACAAGCTCTCGTTCTACCTCGGTGAGTGCCGCGACATCGGCGTGCCCGTGCTGCCGCCAGACGTCAACCTGAGCCAGCTGCCGTTCACCGTCGAACCGGAGGGCGTCCGCTTCGGACTGACGGCCGTCAAGAACGTGGGCGAAGGGGCGATTCACTCGATCCTCGCCGTGCGCACGGCGCACGACAACCGTATCGATTCCCTGCGCACGCTGTGCGAGCACGCCGACCTGCGCCTGGTCAACAAGCGCGTGCTGGAAAGCCTGGCCAAGGCGGGCGCGCTCGACTCTCTGGCCCCGCCCGACGAACCGCTCGCCTCCCGTCGTGCCCGGTTGTGTGCCGCGATCGACCGCGCGCTCGAACACGGCAACCGGATCCAGAAGGATCGAGACCGCGGCCAGACGCAGCTCTTCGACGCGATGTTCGGCGGCGGTGACCAGGAGGCCGGCGGGCAGGCGGATTTCGCGCTGCCGGACGCGGAACCGTGGCCATCGGCCCACGTGCTCGCATTCGAGAAGGAGGCGCTCGGTCTCTATCTGAGCGGCCATCCGCTCGCGGCGCATCAGGAGGATCTCGGCAAGGCCGGCGCCCGCCCCATCGCCCAGTGCACCGAGGCGATGGCGGATGTGCTCGTCGGTGGCATCATCGG
Coding sequences within:
- the guaA gene encoding glutamine-hydrolyzing GMP synthase, translated to MAHQTLLILDFGSQVTQLIARRVREAHVYSEIHPYDVPAETIRQLAPIGIILSGSHGSAYEDHDLRAPDIVWELGVPVLGICYGMQTMAAQLGGAVTWSDHREFGYAEVRAHGHTRLLDGLEDFRTPDEHGMLKVWMSHGDAVATLPPGFSLMASTPSCPIAGMADEARGYYAVQFHPEVTHTVQGQAILTRFVRDICGARGDWRMGDYVTEAVARIRGQVGGDEVVLGLSGGVDSSVAAALIHRAIGDQLTCVFVDHGLLRLNEAQLVMDMFAGRLHARVRHVDAREQFLSQLTGVTDPEAKRKIIGREFVEVFQREAGALTNAKWLAQGTIYPDVVESGGAKTKKAKTIKSHHNVGGLPETLGLKLLEPLRELFKDEVRELGLVLGLPPDMVYRHPFPGPGLGVRILGEVQAEYADLLRRADDIFIQELRTTIDEATGRTWYDLTSQAFAVFLPVRSVGVMGDGRTYEFVVALRAVQTSDFMTADWAPLPVALLKRASGRIINEVRGINRVVYDVSSKPPSTIEWE
- a CDS encoding DNA polymerase III subunit alpha; amino-acid sequence: MRDFVHLHLHTEYSLLDGACRVDELMKEAARLGMPSLAVTEHGNMFSSIVFHDTAKKHGIKPILGCEVYVAPGDRREKSGGPGETQNHLVLLAETNEGYHNLIKLVSSGYTEGFYYKPRIDKELLQQHSAGLIGLSSCLKGEVAEGIYKDRIDKARTAAGQYGEILGKGNFFLEMQYQGLREQKIVNDSLPSLARELDLPMVITNDVHYLRHGDHKPHDILLCIGTGKSVSDAHRLKYGSDEFFLKTPEQMWERFGEYPDALTNTARIAERCHVSLDSKTYHLPSFDVPAGETLDAHFERMTREGFTARLPRLRELMARGALHHTLEEYASRLDYEIAMIRKMGYTGYFLIVWDFIRYAREQGIPVGPGRGSAAGSVVAWCLRITDVDPIEFDLIFERFLNPERVSMPDIDIDFCERRRGEVIEYVTRKYGRENVAQIITFGTMKAKAVVRDVGRVLDMTYAEVDKVAKLIPPALDMTLEKALTENPALKQLRDSDPRVREMLEIGQRLEGMTRHASVHAAGVVIAPSAITDYAPLYKSARDEIVTQWAMKEIERMGLLKMDFLGLSTLTLIDDALKEIARTTGETLDIDAIPMDDARTFQLFADGQTAGVFQFESSGMRDVLRKARPSRFDDLIALNALYRPGPLGAGVVESFINRRHGREDITYMVPQMEPILRDTYGVIAYQEQVMRVARDVGGFTMGEADVLRKAMGKKDPAVMAAQRGRFVQGAIGNGLKEKLAGEIFDLLAYFAGYGFNKSHSTTYALLAYQTGYLKANYPRYFMAALLTIEAQNTDKLSFYLGECRDIGVPVLPPDVNLSQLPFTVEPEGVRFGLTAVKNVGEGAIHSILAVRTAHDNRIDSLRTLCEHADLRLVNKRVLESLAKAGALDSLAPPDEPLASRRARLCAAIDRALEHGNRIQKDRDRGQTQLFDAMFGGGDQEAGGQADFALPDAEPWPSAHVLAFEKEALGLYLSGHPLAAHQEDLGKAGARPIAQCTEAMADVLVGGIIGGVRQVKTKKGDRMAAFMLEDLDASLEVVAFPEAFRSFVHLIENDAMVLVRGKLEAGDESAKILASEIKPLSSLKETLSREVAICVKRPSRPMFEAVADVLLRHRGDRRVRLDFEVRDLPRPMRVRAELGAVQVRPSEQLVADLERVCGQGAVKLR